Part of the Blastocatellia bacterium genome, ACGTATCTCGTCCATGCCCTGCTGGTGATTACTCTTTGCCATCCGATTCTCGGTCTGGCCGTGCAAAGCGAGCAGGCGACATCGCTACCAATTCGTCGCATCGTCCTCTATCGGCACGGCGTGGGTTATTTCGAGCGACGCGGGCGCGTCACCGGCAACGTGGATGTCAGGTTGAGATTCAATGCCGGGCAGATGAGCGATGTCCTCAAGTCGCTCGTTGTGCTCGATCTCGGTCGGGGGACGGTGTCGGCAGTTGCGTTTGATTCGTCGGAGCCGCTCGAACGACGGCTCGCGCGATTCTCCGTCTCGCCCTCGACCACCGAGATGCTCACCTCGCTGGCGAGTCAGTTGCGCGGCGTGCGGGTGGAAATCACGACCAGCGCGGGAACGGCCAGCGGCGTCATCACCGGGTTTGAATCACGCCAGGTGCTGAAGGTCTCCGAAGCCCTGCCGGAGATCGTCACGCGAAAGTATCTCGTCCTGCTGATGGATACAGGTGAACTCCGCACCTTCGATTTCGAGGAGTTGCGCAGTTTCCGCATCCTGAACCAACAGATGGCCGAGGAGGTCAAGCGTTACTTTGAAGCCCTCCACTCGTCTCATCAGCGCGACGAACGCACGCTGCGGATTTCCGCGCAGGGACAGGGAACGCGCGAACTGGTGGCCGCCTACACCATCGAAGTCCCCGTCTGGCGCACGACCTATCGCATCGTGATGGAGCGCGGCAGCAGACCGCTGCTTCAGGGATGGGCCATCGTGTATAACACGAGCGACGAGGATTGGACCGATGTCTCGCTCTCGCTCGTGTCGGGACTGCCCGTCTCCTTCGCCTACGATCTCTATCAACCGCGATACATGCGTCGTCCCGAAATTCGCCTGGCCGAAGAGCTGACCGTCACCCCCCAGACTTACGAGAGCGCCCTGGGCAAGCCCGCCGAGGAGAAAGTAACGGGAGAGGAGCTGATGAAGCAAAGGGCGCTGATGGGGCCACCCGCCGCTCAGCCGCTCATGGCCCGGGAAGCCGTCGAAGCCGCCGTGACGCCGGAAGCCGCAGCCCGAAGCATCACTCCCACGACCGTGACGCGACAGATCGGTGAGCTGTTCGAGTATCGCATTGATCATCCCGTCACCGTGCTACGGGGCCAGTCGGCCATGGTCCCGATTGTGCAGGCGCAGATCGAGGCGACTCCGGTATCCCTCTATAATGAATCGGCGCGGGCCGATCATCCGATGTCCGGATTGCGACTGACCAACACCACCGATTTGACGCTCGAAGGGGGGACCGTCACGGTGATCGAGGACGGAAGCTATGCCGGAGAGGCGCTGGTGGAGACCATTCGCCCTCGTGAGCAACGATTCATCTCCTATGCCGTGGATCTCGGCATTGATGCGACGACCAATCGAGAGAGCCGCCGCGATCGAGCCTACCGTCTGGTGGCCCGTGGGGGATCGCTCTCCCTCCACTTTTACGAGATCGAGACCAAGACCTACACGCTGACGAATCGGAGCGACCGCCCGCGAACCGTCATCGTCGAGCATCCCTATCGCAGCGGCTGGGAGTTGTCTCAGGAGGGAGAGAAACCGATCGAAGAAACGCCCCATTTTTACCGCTTTCAGGTCGAGGTCCCCGTGCGGGCAACGAAGAAGCTGGTGGTCAAAGAGCGACGGACGCTCACCGAGGAGTATCGCGTCGGCGATCTGACGCCGGAGCAGCTTTCGGCTCTGATCGCCGGAGGTTCTCTCGATGCCGAGACGCGAAGGAAGCTGGAGGAGATCATGCGGGTGAAGGCTCAGATCGCCGATCTGACCGCGCGGATTGAGGCGCGGACGCGAGAGATGGACCAGATTTTCCGCGATCACCAACGCATTCGAGGTAATCTGACCGCCCTCGGTCAGAGCGAGCAGGAACGACAATTGCGATCACGTTACATCGAACAGATCACCCGCGATGAGGAACGTCTCGCCCGACTCCGGCAAGAGAACGATCGCGACGAACAGGAGCGCGCCCGACTCCAGAACCAGCTCAACGACTTGATCGAAAAATTCGCCGTGGATCGCCGACTCACGTAGCCTCACCGGGTGACGGCCCCTTCGGAAGCCGAGGAGACCAGACGCTGGTACTTGGCCATGACGCCCGTGCGATAACGGGGCGGGGGCGGAGACCAGTTGGCCAGACGCGCGGCGATCTCCTGCTCGGAGAGGTCCACATCGAGGCGGCGACCGGGGACATCGAAGACGATCATGTCGCCATCGCGCAGGGCCGCGATCGGGCCGCCGACGGCGGCTTCGGGAGCCACGTGGCCCGCCATCAGCCCATGCGTTGCGCCGGAGAATCGCCCATCCGTCAGCAGCGCGACCGAGCCACCGAGCCCGGCCCCCTGCAGCGCACTCGTGACCGCGAGCATCTCTCGCATTCCCGGCCCTCCTTTCGGTCCCTCATAGCGAATGACGACGACATCGCCGGGCCGAATGGTTCCCCGCTTGACCGCCTCAAAAGCCTCTTCCTCTCGATCAAAAACTCGCGCCGGCCCCCGATGCGTCAGCTTCTCCTTCCCGGCGATTTTCACCACGCATCCGTCGGGGGCGAGATTTCCTTTGAGAATCACCAATCCGCCGGTGGGCGACAAGGGACTGGACAGGGGACGGATCACCGGCTGTCCGGGAGTTTCTCGGGCCTCGGCGGCTTCTTCACCGATGGTGCGACCGGTGACGGTGAGAGCATCGGCGTGAAGCAGTCCCGCTTCCAGCAGCCGGTTGGCGATGACGCCGATGCCTCCGGCTTTGTAGACATCAGTGGCGACATAGCGTCCCCACGGTTTCAAATCGGCCAGCAACGGCGTCCGGGAACTAATCCGATCAAAATCATCAATGCTCAACTCCACGTCCGCTTCCCGCGCCACGGCCAACAGGTGAAGGACAGCGTTGGTTGATCCTCCGGTGGCGGCCACGGCGGCAATGGCATTCTCCAGGGACTTCCGGGTGATGATCTGACGGGGTCGCAGGTCACGGCGGAGAAGCTCCATTACGAGCTGTCCGCAGCGAAAGGCGACGTCGTCTTTGAGCGGATCGGTCGCCGGGACCATGGCGCTCCCCATGGGCGAGATGCCCATCACCTCAAAGGCGGTGGCCATGGTGTTGGCGGTGAATTGCCCTCCGCAAGCTCCCGCTCCCGGACAGGCGGCATTCTCGATGGCCCGCAGCTCTTCGGCCGTCAGACGACCGGCGGCACACGCCCCGACGGCTTCGAACACATCCTGAATAGTCACATCCCGCCCGGCGATATGGCCCGGCTCAATCGAGCCGCTGTAGAGCATGAGCCCGGGAATATCCAACCGCAAGAGGGCCATCACCGTGCCCGGAATCGTTTTATCGCAGCCCGAGATGACCACCAGCGCATCCAACAGATGGCCGCGCGCGACCAGCTCAATGGAATCGGCGATGATTTCGCGGCTGACAAGCGACGTCTTCATTCCTTCCGTCCCCATAGCAATGCCATCGGAGATGGCGATCGTGCTGAACTCGACCGGCGTGCCGCCGGCCTCACGGATGCCCTGTTTGACGCGTTCGGCCAATCGCCGATGATTCCAATTGCAGGGCATGATCTCGATCCAGCAGTGAGCCACTCCCACAAGCGGTCGTGACAAATCCTCATCGCTATAACCCACGGCTTTCATCATCGCCCGGGCCGGGGCGCGATCAAGCCCCTCAAGCAGGGGACGACTTCGCTCTCTCAGATCTCGTTCCATACCCACTCTCCTCGACGGCATTTGATCCTTTGCCGAAAAAATGCCCGGTGATTATAGTGTGCTCCACCCCATGAGATAAAGCGGATGAAAGGATGACCGCCATGACGAGAGGATATGCCGCTGACATCCCTGAAGGTCTTCGCCGCGCCGACGTTCTTCCTTCAGACAACGGCTATCAGTTGTCGGCGATTTCTTTGAGAAGCCAATTGCGCGGATCGAGAGTGACGGCGGTGGGTTCCCTGCTCGTGGTGAAGCGAAACTCCTGCACGCGGGCGTCGTTCCACACCCGTTTGATCTCCGAGGTCCCATCGGCATAGCCGATGGCGAGATCGAGCGGCATGATGTAGACGTTGGCCCGGGCCGCCTCGCGTCCGGGAATCGTGTGGGTTTGTTTTTGCTCCACGCGAACGCGAAGCTGATAGTTCTGTCCCTCGCGCCTGACGGTGGTGGAAAGGGAATAGATCGGGCGGCGGGGGGCATAGACCCATTGCTGGAAGAACCAGTCGAGCGATTGTCCGTAAAACTCCGAGAAGACCTGTTTGAGATCGTCAGTGCTCGCGTTGGCATAGGCGAAGCGCCGTCCGTATTCGCGCAAAGCGGCGAAGAAGATTTCATCGCCGACAACGTAGCGGAGCATGTGAAGCACCCAGGCCCCCTTGTTGTAAATCGCCCGGTAATCGTCCCAGGGATCGGCGGCATCTTCGGCATAGACCGTCCCCCGCAGCATTCCATCGGCACGCCCGTCATCATAGCGCCGCATGAGAGCGCCCGGATCAGTTCGATCACGCTTTTCGTAGAAGAGGACCTCGCTGTAAGTAGCAAACCCTTCGTTGAGCCAGATGTCGTTCCAGGTCTTCATCGTCACCATATTGCCCCACCAGTGATGGGCGAGTTCATGGACGATGGTCGTCAGCGGATTGGGCGACGTGACGAGCGACTGACCGAGGCTGGTGATCGTCTGATGCTCCATCGCTCCTCCCCAGGGGAACTCGGCCATACCGTATTTCTCGGCCAGGAAGGGATACTCGCCGAACATCTCGGCCAAGATCCTGATCGCGTCTTTGACGGGAGCGAAATTTCGCCGCGCATCGTCCAAATGTTCGGGATAGACGTAGTAGAGGATGGGCATGGTCGTCGTGCCGTCCAGCGCCCGATAGGTATCGCTGAACGGCGCGAAATTAGTCGCCGTGACCGAGATGAGATAGGTGGCGATGGGATAGCGTTCCTGCCACACGTAGGAGAGGGTGCCGTCGGGATTCGGATGCACACGTTGCAGCAGGCCGTTGGAGGCCACGACATATCCTGACGGAACGGTGACGATGATCTCGGCACGAGCTTTGTCGGCAGGATCATCAATGCAAGGCCACCAGGTGGGAGCGCCGTAGGGTTCGCTCAACGTAGCGATGACGGGGAACCCTCCGTGAGAGCTGATGAACATGCCACTGCCGAGCCGTCCGATGATTCGAGGCTGACCCCGATAGCTGACGGTGATCGTGAAGGTCTCATTCTTAGCCAGGACGGAGGGAAGGGTCACGGCGAGTTCTTCGCTCGTTCGCGTGAAGGTCGAGGGCGCTCCGTTGTACAGGACCCCGGTGATGACGAGGTTGTCGGCGGCATCAATCGTGATCGTTTGGGTTGGTACCGTGAGGCGACCGGAGATGGTGACTGTTCCGGCCAGAGCGTTGGCCTCGGGAAAGAGCGACAGCTCAATGATGTAGTTTTCGACATCCACCGGCCGCGAAGAGGTAGCTTGTGAGGCCGCCGCTCGTCGCCCTCTCGGAGGATGAGGTGGCGACGGGGCGAAAACGAAAGAAGAGGCCTTGCCGTCGCTCCCTCCCAATAGCATACCGGTGGCCGGTGTCACCGCCGGCGGAAGGAAAGCCGCCACGATCACGCTGCCGAGAATCAGGATACGAAGAAGGCGTTTCATGTCCCTCCGTCCTCTGTCACACAGTGCAAACCCTTCATCTGTCGCGTGGACTCTCCGATCCGGGCGCTTGGCCGCAGACGGGAAAGTCCGCGCGACTCTTACGACGGAGCCGTTCGGATCCAGAAGGGGATATAGAGCGGTCGCGGCGTGGTTCGCTCGCCGTCGGAGATGAGCAGGAAACCTTCGCTATCCACCTGCTGGACGACCGAGTCCGTTTCAATCGAAAGTGTCAGCGTGATGGTCGCCGTCGCTCCGGGTGGAAGAGTCAGTTCCCGGGGAGTCACCTGGACCTTGAGATACTGAGCAGCCAGCGACAGCGCCGCGTGAAGCGTGTAGGTTGTTGTGATGCGGGAACGGTTGGTGATGGTGAATTCTTTGACGATACGGGTGGGCGTGGAGACGATGACTTTGCCAAAGCTGTGGCTGGGCGGAGTGACAATCGTCTCGACGCGAACGGCAGCGGCCAGATCAATCGCTCCGGAGCCTCGTTCCATGATGCGATTAATGCCCACTTCGTTCGGTCCGGTGGGACGGGAGGCCGAGGTCATCAGAGCCGCTTTGAGATCAGCCGGGGACCAGTCGGGATGAAGCTGCTTGAGGAGCGCGATGGCTCCGGCAGCCCGAGGAGCGGCGAAACTCGTTCCCGAGGCGAAAACATAGCCGGTGGGATCGTACAGAGGAGGTTGAGGAGATCCGGGATCAGGTCGCGGGAAGCGGCTTTCACCCCGCGGATCATCGGCCTGAGCCGGGCCGTAACTTCCGGCACCGATGGTGACCAGATCGGGCTTGATCAAAAGATCAGGCGTCGGTCCCCGCGAGCTGAAATCGGCCAGCACATGAGGTTGGCGATCGAAGGTCAACGGATCTTCGGCGGGAGCCAGTTGCACGACGGTGGACTGACCGGTGGCAGCATTGGCATCCACCAGGTTTTTCAGCGCCAGGCCGCTCGAGCGAGGGAGAAAGAGCGTCGGCAGCAACAATCCGGCCAGAGAATCGAGCGTTTCGCCGCCTTCCTGGTTGTTGTAAACGATCAGCGCCGTGGCTCCCCGCAGGTTGGCATTGAGGGCTTTGACCAGAATATCGCAGCGGCCCTTTTGCACGAGCAAGGCCGTGCCCCGGACAATCGCCGCGGGCAAGAGCGTACATCCGTAGCCATCGCCGTCGGCGATGCCATCGTCAATGAGATCGGCATCCACCACCGGCGCCGTGAGTGAGTCTGGGAATCGCTCGCTGCGAACCCCCACAATGCGGGTGAATGTCGGCGGAGGAGCTGGGGTGGTGATGCGCACCTGACGCAACTGGCCCGGCGTGAATCCATCATGGCTGTTGGTCACCGCGCCGACGGTGAGAACGCTCGGTGCCGTTCCCGGCGAAGTGATCGTCCCTCGCCCGCCGAAATTCCCCGCGGCAACGGTGACAAAGACTCCAGCAGCCACGGCATTGGTCACCGCTTCGACGAAGGCATCAGGGGCGCCGCGATCTGAGGGCAGGACCGGATGACCGAAACTCAGGTTGATGATATCCATGCCATCGGCGACGGCCTCCTCGATCGCTTTGACCACGTTGTCGGTCTCAGCGCTCGGGGCGAAGACGCGATAACTGCCGATGAAGGCTTTGGGAGCAACGCCGCTCAGCGTCACCGGACGCGCCCCCGGAGTGGAGCGTAAATCCACGAAATTTCCCGCCGCCGCTGCCGCCACATGAGTCCCATGTCCGATCAGATCGAGCGCCGTGGCGTGACCGGGATGAAGATTGGGATTGGATTGATCTTTCAGCGACTGGAAGAACTTCGCCACGATGATTTTGCTGCCGGGAGGAAGCGTGAGATTCGGATCATTGGTTTTCGGAAAACCGGCGGGCGGCGTGAGGCTGGGGTCAATGAACATCGGGTTGGTGACATCCACGCCGCTATCAATGATGCCGATCTTGATCCCCCGACCGGCGTTTTCCGGTCCGCCCGTGGCTTGCCAGGCGTCGGCAGCGCCCATGAGTGCCGGGCTGACATCGAGGGGAGGGGCCGGCGCCGCCAGCAACTGATACTCATGAATCGGCGCCAGAGCCGCCACCTCCGGCAATCGCGCCAGAGCGGCGACCTGATTCTCCGGCACAGCCACCGCCATCCCGTTGAGCACGATGTGATAGTGATCGCCCACAAGAGCATCGGGAGCACGTTGGCGCAGCCGTCGAGCAAATGCTTCGTGCTGCGCTTCCAGATAGCTCAGGTACCGGCGGGAAGCCTCCGACTGAAGATTCAATTTTCCCTCGCGCCGGTTGGCGGGAGCTACAGCCGGGTTCGTCGCAGGCAGGCCCCGAATCTGGCCTCGATAGTCCGCAAGCGAAGCATCTTTGAAAAGGACGATGTAAGCTTTCTTATCGGCGATGGTCAGCGTCTCTTGCGGTAGGACAAAGGGAGACCCAGCGGGAGATGACCGCGCCGCCAGTGACAGCGAGTCCGCACACACCAGGCACCCGAGAATGAACAGGATCAGGAGCGTCTTCGTAGAGTGCCTCATCGTCTTTTCCTCCGTGGGAAATTTTTCCGCTCAGCGAGGTGATCTGTTCGAGCGTCCTTTCGTGACCAGTGATCGCACGTAATTGACCAGGTGCCAGATTTCCTCCTTCTCCAGAATGGCACCGTATTCGGGCATCTCATTGGTTCCGGTGGAGATTTTGTAGAACAGCTCGCCATCAGTTTGAGCCTCCATGCGCGTGGCATCGGTGAGGTCGGAGGGCTTGGTGTCGAGGCTCCGGGCCATCTCCCCGGTGCCGTCACCTTTCTCACCGTGACACATCACACAATTGGCCTGAAAAAGCTCCTTCCCTTTGGCCAGCGATTCGGTCGTCGCCGCGATGGGATTTTTCATCGTCCTGGCCGAATCGGGGATATTCCATTTGTGTTGAGGATGGCCTCCGGTGACCTCGGCGGGAAGATTCACCACAACAAGGGTGAGCCCGAGCAGCACAGCGGATGCAGTGACGGTTGTTCGTCGGGACCTGCTCGATGTCATTCTTTGCGACCTCCCTCAAGAAGTTCTCAGGGATACGAGCGGCAATTGTACCCCTTTGAGCGGCCTCAGGCAACCGTTGATTTTCCTCGGGCGGATGAGTATGATGACCGGTACAGGAGGCACTGGCCGTGAAGACGCTTCACTGGGCGGAAGTTCAGCGGGGACTTTTGACCAAGCGGGCCGATTTGCTGGTGCGGCTGGCTTTCATTCTCCTGGGAATCAGCGCGCTGCTCACCGGCATGGTTGTTCTGCTCAGCCGGTTTCGGGATCATGGATGGGTCGAACCGGTGATCTTCGGCCTGGCGCTCGGAGCCGTCATCCTGCTCATCATCGCTTTCGGCCTCGTCCTGCCCGTGCCGCTCATCGTCCACGAGTTGAAAGAAATGGACGAGGTCGTTGCCGAGCAAACGCGTCGCCATTATTGACCGAGTCCCACCGTCAGGCTGTCCCCATGAGTTCTTCACTGGCCGAGGGGAAAGTCTGTACTGCCGGAAATCATTCCACGCGATAGGACAACAGATCGGTGGCCAGCTCCGATCCCTCACGCCGGAGATGGTAAAGCGTCAGGACAACGTTCAGTGGCGTGCCGTAGAGAATCGGGAGAATGTCGGCGAGAATCTTGCCGTTGCCCGCTTCGATGCCTCCGGCCGGATCAATTGTGATGATCACCGATTGGGCCGACGCCGATGCGACGCTCTCCGTGGGGCGAGCGAGGAGGCGAACTTCGTCGGGAACGTCCATCAGGCGAAGAATCGGCTTCACCCGGGGTTTATTGGCCTCATTCGACAGGACGACTTCGATCCGGCCCATGGTCAGAAGCGCCTCTTCCGGATGAGGCGTCATCAGTTCAAGCATGACCCTGGGACGCATGGCGTGCCTCCTGGGAAAATCTCCGGGAATGCAGGCATCGCGGGCGCTTCGGTGGAGGCGAACTCCTTGCACGCCGAAAGCGCGCGCTCCCGGATTGTCCTCGCTTGTGGCGGGCCGGTGGACATGAGCGATTTCTCCGAAAAATGAGCCGTCAAGTTCCGTCCCGTCCGTTGTGGGTGCTGACACCGCGTCAACAAAATGCTTCCCGGCCCTGGTTCTTCAACTGTTCGGGAAACCGGCGCACCTCCTGAGAGCGGCGGAGATCGCCGACCAACAGCACATCGTCCGTGTCAATGATCATGACGTTCTCCAGTCCGAGGACGGCGATGAGCCGATTGGTGCGCGAATAGATGAGCGAGTGATGGACATCAACGAGCAGGCCATTGCCCTGAACGAGGTTGCCGAGGGGATCGTGATCGGTGGCCCGCAGTTCGTAGACGGCCTGCCAGCTTCCCACATCGTTCCAACCGAAATGGACCGGCAGCACGTAGACGGGGGCGCGCGTTTTCTCCATCACGCCGTAGTCAATCGAGATCGCTTCGACGGTGGGATAGACCTCGGCCAGCACATCGTCATAGCAACCTTCGTCGAGGCTGCGGTCGAGCCGCTGAAGAGCCGCGTGCAGCCGGGGCAGATATTTGCCGATCTCTTCGAGGATGGTCCCGGTGGTGAAGACGAAAATGCCGCTATTCCACAAGTACTTTTTGCTCAGCACGTACTGACGGGCCGTGTCCAGATCGGGCTTTTCCACGAACTGTTCCAGCCGGTGAACCGGATGAGAGAGCACCCTCGTCAGTTCGGGGCCTTTCAGGAGATAGCCGTAGCCGGTTTCCGGTCGCGTCGGTGTGATGCCGAGAGTGGCAATGCCGCCCTCGGCGACTAGCTCGGCGGCGGCGCGCAGGGCCTGACGAAATGCCTCGTCATCGTAGATAAAGTGATCGGCGGGCACGGCGGCCATCACCGCATTTCCCGCTCGGC contains:
- the ilvD gene encoding dihydroxy-acid dehydratase — its product is MERDLRERSRPLLEGLDRAPARAMMKAVGYSDEDLSRPLVGVAHCWIEIMPCNWNHRRLAERVKQGIREAGGTPVEFSTIAISDGIAMGTEGMKTSLVSREIIADSIELVARGHLLDALVVISGCDKTIPGTVMALLRLDIPGLMLYSGSIEPGHIAGRDVTIQDVFEAVGACAAGRLTAEELRAIENAACPGAGACGGQFTANTMATAFEVMGISPMGSAMVPATDPLKDDVAFRCGQLVMELLRRDLRPRQIITRKSLENAIAAVAATGGSTNAVLHLLAVAREADVELSIDDFDRISSRTPLLADLKPWGRYVATDVYKAGGIGVIANRLLEAGLLHADALTVTGRTIGEEAAEARETPGQPVIRPLSSPLSPTGGLVILKGNLAPDGCVVKIAGKEKLTHRGPARVFDREEEAFEAVKRGTIRPGDVVVIRYEGPKGGPGMREMLAVTSALQGAGLGGSVALLTDGRFSGATHGLMAGHVAPEAAVGGPIAALRDGDMIVFDVPGRRLDVDLSEQEIAARLANWSPPPPRYRTGVMAKYQRLVSSASEGAVTR
- a CDS encoding M1 family metallopeptidase; protein product: MKRLLRILILGSVIVAAFLPPAVTPATGMLLGGSDGKASSFVFAPSPPHPPRGRRAAASQATSSRPVDVENYIIELSLFPEANALAGTVTISGRLTVPTQTITIDAADNLVITGVLYNGAPSTFTRTSEELAVTLPSVLAKNETFTITVSYRGQPRIIGRLGSGMFISSHGGFPVIATLSEPYGAPTWWPCIDDPADKARAEIIVTVPSGYVVASNGLLQRVHPNPDGTLSYVWQERYPIATYLISVTATNFAPFSDTYRALDGTTTMPILYYVYPEHLDDARRNFAPVKDAIRILAEMFGEYPFLAEKYGMAEFPWGGAMEHQTITSLGQSLVTSPNPLTTIVHELAHHWWGNMVTMKTWNDIWLNEGFATYSEVLFYEKRDRTDPGALMRRYDDGRADGMLRGTVYAEDAADPWDDYRAIYNKGAWVLHMLRYVVGDEIFFAALREYGRRFAYANASTDDLKQVFSEFYGQSLDWFFQQWVYAPRRPIYSLSTTVRREGQNYQLRVRVEQKQTHTIPGREAARANVYIMPLDLAIGYADGTSEIKRVWNDARVQEFRFTTSREPTAVTLDPRNWLLKEIADN
- a CDS encoding S8 family serine peptidase; the protein is MRHSTKTLLILFILGCLVCADSLSLAARSSPAGSPFVLPQETLTIADKKAYIVLFKDASLADYRGQIRGLPATNPAVAPANRREGKLNLQSEASRRYLSYLEAQHEAFARRLRQRAPDALVGDHYHIVLNGMAVAVPENQVAALARLPEVAALAPIHEYQLLAAPAPPLDVSPALMGAADAWQATGGPENAGRGIKIGIIDSGVDVTNPMFIDPSLTPPAGFPKTNDPNLTLPPGSKIIVAKFFQSLKDQSNPNLHPGHATALDLIGHGTHVAAAAAGNFVDLRSTPGARPVTLSGVAPKAFIGSYRVFAPSAETDNVVKAIEEAVADGMDIINLSFGHPVLPSDRGAPDAFVEAVTNAVAAGVFVTVAAGNFGGRGTITSPGTAPSVLTVGAVTNSHDGFTPGQLRQVRITTPAPPPTFTRIVGVRSERFPDSLTAPVVDADLIDDGIADGDGYGCTLLPAAIVRGTALLVQKGRCDILVKALNANLRGATALIVYNNQEGGETLDSLAGLLLPTLFLPRSSGLALKNLVDANAATGQSTVVQLAPAEDPLTFDRQPHVLADFSSRGPTPDLLIKPDLVTIGAGSYGPAQADDPRGESRFPRPDPGSPQPPLYDPTGYVFASGTSFAAPRAAGAIALLKQLHPDWSPADLKAALMTSASRPTGPNEVGINRIMERGSGAIDLAAAVRVETIVTPPSHSFGKVIVSTPTRIVKEFTITNRSRITTTYTLHAALSLAAQYLKVQVTPRELTLPPGATATITLTLSIETDSVVQQVDSEGFLLISDGERTTPRPLYIPFWIRTAPS
- a CDS encoding cytochrome c, translated to MTSSRSRRTTVTASAVLLGLTLVVVNLPAEVTGGHPQHKWNIPDSARTMKNPIAATTESLAKGKELFQANCVMCHGEKGDGTGEMARSLDTKPSDLTDATRMEAQTDGELFYKISTGTNEMPEYGAILEKEEIWHLVNYVRSLVTKGRSNRSPR
- a CDS encoding mannose-1-phosphate guanylyltransferase; this translates as MYIAIMAGGSGTRFWPASRESLPKQFLNITGARPLIMETFYRVAPLTGEENIFLVINRAHESLVKDLFAHHRVSILSEPLGRNTAPCIGLAALHVQRRAGNAVMAAVPADHFIYDDEAFRQALRAAAELVAEGGIATLGITPTRPETGYGYLLKGPELTRVLSHPVHRLEQFVEKPDLDTARQYVLSKKYLWNSGIFVFTTGTILEEIGKYLPRLHAALQRLDRSLDEGCYDDVLAEVYPTVEAISIDYGVMEKTRAPVYVLPVHFGWNDVGSWQAVYELRATDHDPLGNLVQGNGLLVDVHHSLIYSRTNRLIAVLGLENVMIIDTDDVLLVGDLRRSQEVRRFPEQLKNQGREAFC